One stretch of Salmo trutta chromosome 7, fSalTru1.1, whole genome shotgun sequence DNA includes these proteins:
- the LOC115197642 gene encoding uncharacterized protein LOC115197642 isoform X3, producing MEIDNGAVREGVLVPVLPGSKNFDNSIRPPLQNSYMYKESKQSFRYNSAFLIKNATLQERYEAFRTKRRDMGYSEEEMEESYGFLLFDDENKANKVGETGVVPGHSTCTTLGDPSKGVYVSKYSDCLDLNRWYHGKSGYIAIIRLTKGRVREVTENYTVNYTSPSNGFDCHVSEQLSSVSANTSSFLAFERTQYYMYELPVGGPVQPPSHVCPFAIVAFSYWDTKTPASEEQEKSAEEKTVFHYYPWRGQLQISSQIYHVALKSSTGPLIPAKLPTMMSVDGAIQMSDLRQKLPKAIFETCFSGEVSLEGMGCSLYELAPSEAEDTSLAQLTQDVKEKDLALTIQLNDNGFLILLHSSHFLTYEDTGSSKPEVLQGMFVFPDCRAIHRDTKVCWKKPFLSPECLQVVPALNYAEAEVEKCLPSPSGELRGLLEQHIQSYASLIHPGLTISPSREASIFPDQFDVPDALKYLYSAPKWTEMGWKRLKSYFHQPGSFELSVSRATELLMAGREERGDEPDDDVYYCLSSPEGSPMSPASLGGPEEQQSGGKSPGDTADTAADFSKALVVSMEDFEKPGKTMEDSNAPDKAVKEGNNLLSKEVQERLPSDLSKPLIPAEDFGKPGLNKAHSNAPGTNLPRKEEQEELPSDLSQPAVSADDSEKPGKTKADCNAQGVRIEDEGTSLNPEVEVDVQEKVHSDLLQPAVSAEDLRKADLATLGKADCNAPEVGVANEETNLYLKEVQKDMPSHVSQPPVSAEVLRKPSPALATKPNSKAPEAGVEDKVRTLPQKEVQEEVPSDLSQLAVSPKAFGIASMRVMKKATEVTEVSTSPASGNLPTVLVITATERTATVLPHNENLDLINTESTSNNSSSLPCAKVQDKDGSALNGQCGKANQPSKPTEVSHSSISDWRKRPRKRHRFSGLGKRILRSTVADFEEKEKEDMESMDSSEVYLLKKRKERMDIIQVNPLQKEERMDVTQVHPLKMPRELMNLIQDPPLKKKDVTQVHQLKMPRELMNLIQDPPLKKKENMDVTQVHQLKMPRELMNLIQDPPLKKKEKMDVTQVHPLKMPRELRNLIQDPPLKMKKKDLIHYHPLRNKESMDLIHDDHPLKKKTERWDLKAIISECGRIFVPHGSEVIAKDIESLKIKGKVLDHKQCADEMMVEACIKVPQPIETGDGPNLELNKSDENKDLPIGMLDSKDSLHEVKMADVGKMASLNPSELVLNKNTDSPSSGKHKKKRQYVAISLSQLKTVLSRGGKRSTSINPAPEDQTSPLNKKSKADTPGMDEMENVNINKANPDRTTGAVEVVKEQTFGLDPKFALALGLTPTELHNDAHKSPEKSDIPLKKDIQSRLDLVPPQATSDQTSEVLPSSPSTTIILASQRRPFKKKHEHADSIRKKWWLHYRSPASLESEKVAISSQLVTLDPDVSRVVSRGRPCEGASAVSCPPADSLTLLADMARSTSNDKVLEQQSDPKALEKQDDHPSLVISDNSVKDGVSPHDPDGSILQVPISEGLQQHRKDIFADGTQTLRAFLCQQKDQNRKEPGLAPESLSKGIGCRQKFHRFRQFIEKDGSVQVTRLWKENYNFNSDSKFTNDPKDKTVIRALHGPWDFDIKDTKEQVQLIIHMWIGLFYSRSTARFCQADSSLTCLGRKDSTEVAHGMVPAHVQPETKTSSPAYIALSRIPEPEVLDLSNMGKKEAQPLSLEAEVLDLSMKTTSTVLDSLDTESKQRIDLKNHPVYLPATGLHKETISCPKRSTGVELKVYRDRVDSVMSEQSSDLGDDEDYETNNHENDSKGTLQNGVSPYERTLESDRSYILLCEQAASVYIHQEKLLETQTAQVLEGNNKNLLETETAQVLEGNNKKLLQKEEEMTGDGEPNAARLKTMGYKDVNKEQQLKDNDSVKTIPYTEVQMDGDAANMADTVERNANEARDGAHVAISDGSESKEEMHKIDHNVKDSVEAAKPEAMHAGKDTTNKEITKAQTAVHVGKDLIENDKALKAVHSENVPRDYENTKDQVQTAMQDGNDTRDETLPAMVCGEDSGDKAPPVVCDGNTSVAEVLPEISHTENDSQNATQSVVHGGNDPRGTTLPVKCNGKLYIDVEPTVVHDINGSTDEELPMGQGRDVSAGTSRVLPEMHGEIKCKDDVLPAQVFPVCDGNMPFVGEFDTLIQPNNVLGVARHEIDEADVETKEQEKELMQGQSKSDDVTTQSSTTFPPGYQHSQDETLEILTGQVEIPPIPSEDIAHTDVLHSIGEASEIAQSQVEIPFFGEEIPFIGVEKDSQDINHTEVHDTHPSQKETRITVCDSANVLSGEMLAKIVSKGTESVSRCPTVDEVLYGYIPIPDICSASLAICDADGVSKPLSTGEGYSRCPTPTEDEPPFVPGFSYDHHSPNTVLLPNAKDTNSPNLDSSLALIENEKDHHEPSLSLYKARAATGLHKLHKSSNNNKPNNLEAIDNQFSQVLADPRKNPIATSTPLNTPSSSLKGRSDYDPYSNMRLAAVEPDLHAHSSRHSLHSFSYSFPNTHCSVTEKAAFSVPSIHPEVLSNETTLTGNFSEIALERETCLRPALSELILQSTRLSIPSGSGPKAASQNFSVHSFTQPQPNSQQPAMIVNLSKSEDSRGQYNWEEGQTDIDPMSSDVLKSKQTDTPVRSNTNAQPYNTQYATEMRQIAVLQDYEDVMADEDVMAENEAPSVDKDNIESSLETNWISNDKHLRSKFRLNKTRLDFINSLRQSQEWEQREFYGVLDFSKQGTSSSVTFQSEESDKILSHMEENQHEWLKYCRAKRSGSQMDMTKEEDSSVAKPRLVTVFDHKGNRITYENYPVLKPTASMHTRTVPDSNRQGLSSFLEFSKRWDDAHNADESDLTQSSMDLETLIFSERMNQMLKRKSSSSSRYNRSRHRRSNVEERASTSSPAVTVHFSSLQEDQDSSEEHWEAIPSLAGQKIRVEMPERMAMTEETDGEPQHLKKLSCTKGSEMTHVKVSDLVVDSFKAYHAMMTEVCAGKKYPSRTERLKREEAKRNSSPKSRAPSKDFCGQMKEDMYDSLHDNLNSVVRQSCKNKFRFYILVTSSDPFFRETKELLEAEGHIAVEQSQFCLGKDSPSCPLHIILRNEDIAEHICEVPHLLELKKAQNVLFAGIDRPDDIVNLTHQELFGKGGFVVFEGAALHTLSLSNMKKMSGFLEGLSKKGKWKWLLHYRDSRKLKENARSSAEAQGKKIFMDVCQEAGMVEVLPYHECDVISRERPNYLHCLVRLQVQNVSARLPVFITDTTADKAFAKHGIFTMNINSFLLISESDTCTIS from the exons GTGTGTACGTGTCCAAGTACTCGGACTGCCTGGACTTAAACCGCTGGTACCACGGGAAGTCTGGGTACATCGCCATCATCAGGCTCACCAAG GGCAGGGTCAGAGAGGTGACTGAGAACTACACAGTAAACTACACCTCTCCCTCTAATGGGTTTGACTGTCATGTATCAGAGCAGCTCAGTTCTGTGTCAGCCAAcaccagctccttcctggccttCGAGAGAACACAG TACTACATGTATGAGCTGCCTGTTGGAGGGCCAGTCCAGCCTCCCAGCCATGTCTGCCCATTCGCTATCGTGGCTTTCTCCTATTGGGATACCAAGACACCCGCATCAGAGGAGCAGGAGAAAAG TGCGGAAGAAAAAACAG TCTTTCACTACTATCCGTGGAGGGGCCAGCTCCAAATCAGCTCCCAGATCTACCATGTGGCTCTGAAGTCCAGCACAGGACCCCTAATTCCAGCTAAACT TCCAACAATGATGTCAGTTGACGGAGCAATTCAAATGTCAGATCTGAGGCAGAAATTACCGAAGGCTATATTTGAAACCTGCTTCTCCGGTGAAG TGTCTCTGGAAGGAATGGGTTGCAGTCTGTATGAGCTTGCACCCAGTGAGGCTGAAGACACCTCTCTCGCTCAGCTCACACAGGACGTCAAGGAGAAAGACCTG GCCCTCACAATACAGCTGAATGATAATGGTTTTCTTATACTGTTACATTCATCTCACTTCCTCACATATGAAG ATACTGGGTCCAGTAAGCCAGAGGTATTGCAGGGGATGTTTGTGTTTCCAGACTGCAGAGCTATacatagag ACACCAAGGTCTGCTGGAAGAAGCCCTTCCTCTCACCAGAGTGCCTCCAGGTGGTGCCGGCACTGAACTACGCAGAGGCAGAGGTGGAAAAGTGCCTCCCTTCGCCAAGCGGGGAGCTACGTGGTTTACTAGAGCAGCATATTCAGAGCTACGCTTCCCTCATCCACCCTGGGCTTACCATCAGTCCATCCAGGGAGGCCAGCATCTTCCCAGATCAGTTTGATGTTCCTGATGCCCTCAAATACCTCTACTCCGCCCCCAAGTGGACTGAGATGGGATGGAAACGTCTCAAATCTTATTTCCACCAGCCGGGCTCCTTTGAGCTGTCGGTGTCCAGAGCCACGGAGCTTCTGATGGCAGGGCGAGAGGAGCGAGGAGATGAGCCGGATGATGATGTCTACTACTGTCTGTCATCTCCAGAGGGGTCCCCCATGAGTCCTGCTAGTCTGGGTGGCCCAGAGGAGCAGCAGTCAGGGGGAAAGTCCCCAGGAGACACAGCTGACACAGCAGCAGACTTTAGTAAAGCACTTGTTGTGTCAATGGAGGACTTTGAGAAACCTGGTAAGACTATGGAAGACAGTAATGCACCAGACAAAGCAGTAAAGGAAGGGAATAACTTGCTTTCGAAGGAAGTGCAAGAAAGGTTGCCCTCTGATCTTAGCAAGCCTCTAATCCCTGCAGAGGATTTTGGGAAACCTGGCTTGAACAAGGCACACAGTAATGCACCAGGGACAAATTTGCCTCgaaaagaggagcaggaggagctcCCCTCTGATCTTTCTCAACCTGCTGTGTCGGCAGATGACTCTGAAAAACCTGGGAAGACCAAGGCTGACTGTAATGCACAAGGGGTAAGAATAGAGGATGAAGGGACAAGTTTGAACCCAGAGGTTGAAGTTGATGTACAAGAAAAGGTGCATTCTGATCTTTTACAGCCTGCAGTCTCTGCAGAGGACTTGAGGAAAGCTGACCTGGCAACATTGGGCAAGGCAGACTGTAATGCACCAGAGGTAGGAGTAGCGAATGAAGAGACTAACTTGTACCTGAAGGAGGTGCAAAAGGATATGCCCTCTCATGTTTCACAGCCTCCAGTCTCTGCAGAGGTCTTGAGGAAACCTAGTCCGGCCCTGGCGACCAAGCCCAACAGCAAGGCACCAGAGGCAGGCGTAGAGGATAAAGTGAGAACTTTGCCTCAGAAGGAGGTGCAAGAGGAGGTTCCCTCTGATCTTTCCCAGCTTGCAGTGTCGCCAAAGGCTTTTGGGATAGCCAGTATGAGAGTGATGAAAAAGGCCACAGAGGTGACAGAGGTTTCAACCTCACCTGCATCAGGTAACCTCCCAACAGTGTTAGTCATCACTGCCACTGAAAGAACTGCAACCGTTTTACCTCACAATGAGAACCTTGACTTGATCAACACAGAGTCCACATCAAATAACTCCTCCAGTTTGCCTTGCGCCAAAGTACAGGATAAGGACGGAAGTGCTCTCAATGGGCAATGTGGCAAGGCCAATCAGCCTTCAAAACCCACAGAGGTCAGTCATTCCTCTATATCTGATTGGAGGAAACGGCCAAGgaaacgtcatagatttagcggATTGGGTAAAAGGATCTTGAGGTCTACAGTGGCCGACTttgaagagaaagaaaaagaggacATGGAAAGTATGGATTCAAGTGAAGTCTACCTATTGAAAAAGAGAAAGGAACGGATGGATATAATTCAAGTTAACCCATTGCAAAAGGAGGAAAGGATGGATGTAACCCAAGTTCACCCATTGAAAATGCCAAGAGAACTGATGAATTTGATCCAAGATCCCCCATTGAAAAAGAAGGATGTGACCCAAGTTCACCAATTGAAAATGCCAAGAGAACTGATGAATTTGATCCAAGATCCCCCATTGAAAAAGAAGGAAAATATGGATGTGACCCAAGTTCACCAATTGAAAATGCCAAGAGAACTGATGAATTTGATCCAAGATCCCCCATTGAAAAAGAAGGAAAAGATGGATGTGACCCAAGTTCACCCATTGAAAATGCCAAGAGAATTGAGGAATTTGATCCAAGATCCCCcattgaaaatgaaaaaaaaggaTTTAATCCACTATCACCCATTGAGAAATAAAGAAAGTATGGATTTGATTCATGATGACCATCCATTGAAAAAGAAGACAGAACGGTGGGACTTGAAGGCAATCATCTCCGAATGTGGTAGAATTTTTGTCCCTCACGGTTCAGAAGTTATCGCCAAGGATATAGAATCTTTGAAAATTAAGGGGAAAGTGTTAGATCACAAACAATGTGCTGATGAGATGATGGTTGAAGCTTGTATCAAAGTCCCCCAACCCatagaaacaggagatggacCTAACCTAGAGTTGAACAAGTCAGATGAGAACAAAGATTTGCCCATAGGGATGTTAGACAGTAAAGACAGTCTGCATGAGGTCAAAATGGCTGATGTAGGCAAGATGGCCTCTCTGAATCCCTCAGAACTGGTCCTAAACAAAAACACGGATTCTCCTTCCTCAGGAAAACACAAAAAGAAGCGTCAATATGTCGCAATATCCCTGAGTCAACTAAAGACAGTTCTTtcaagagggggaaagaggagtaCATCCATCAATCCTGCTCCAGAAGATCAAACATCACCCTTGAACAAGAAAAGCAAGGCTGATACTCCTGGCATGGATGAAATGGAAAATGTTAATATCAACAAAGCCAACCCGGACAGAACCACAGGTGCTGTTGAAGTTGTAAAGGAACAGACATTTGGCCTAGACCCAAAGTTTGCATTAGCGTTAGGCTTGACTCCTACGGAGTTGCATAATGACGCACACAAATCTCCAGAAAAAAGTGATATTCCATTAAAGAAAGATATTCAGAGCAGACTGGACCTGGTCCCACCTCAAGCCACATCTGACCAAACGTCTGAGGTGTTGCCTAGCTCCCCTTCAACAACAATCATCTTAGCGAGTCAGAGGAGACCATTCAAAAAGAAACACGAGCACGCAGACTCCATTAGGAAAAAAT GGTGGTTGCATTATCGCTCACCAGCTTCTTTAGAAAGTGAGAAAGTAGCTATATCCTCCCAACTAGTGACACTTGACCCGGATGTCAGCCGTGTTGTCAGTAGGGGTAGGCCCTGCGAAGGTGCCAGCGCTGTATCATGCCCACCTGCAGATTCTCTGACCCTATTGGCCGATATGGCTCGCAGTACTAGTAATGACAAGGTACTGGAACAACAGTCAGACCCAAAGGCTCTTGAGAAACAAGATGACCACCCAAGTTTGGTGATAAGTGACAACAGTGTCAAAGATGGCGTCTCTCCTCATGATCCAGATG GTTCAATCCTTCAAGTCCCCATTTCGGAGGGACTTCAGCAGCATCGCAAGGATATCTTTGCTGACGGAACTCAAACACTACGGGCCTTCCTGTGTCAGCAGAAGGACCAGAACAGGAAGGAACCCGGATTGGCTCCGGAATCCCTGAGCAAAGGAATCGGGTGCAGGCAGAAGTTCCATCGCTTCCGGCAGTTCATTGAAAAAGATGGCTCAGTTCAAGTGACAAGGCTGTGGAAGGAAAACTATAACTTTAATTCAGACAGCAAGTTTACCAACGACCCTAAGGATAAAACAGTTATTAGAGCCCTACATGG CCCATGGGATTTTGACATTAAGGACACAAAGGAACAGGTTCAGCTCATTATCCACATGTGGATAGGTCTTTTCTACAGCAGGTCCACTGCGAGGTTCTGCCAGGCAGACTCAAGTCTAACATGTTTGGGAAGAAAGGATTCTACAGAAGTGGCTCATGGAATGGTACCAGCCCATGTTCAACCTGAGACCAAGACAAGTTCCCCTGCTTATATAGCCCTCTCCAGGATACCAGAACCTGAAGTTTTGGACCTTAGTAACATGGGTAAAAAAGAAGCACAACCATTAAGCCTGGAAGCTGAGGTATTGGACCTTTCAATGAAAACAACCTCAACTGTGCTAGACTCTCTAGACACAGAGTCTAAGCAGAGAATAGATTTAAAAAATCATCCAGTATACCTACCAGCAACTGGCCTGCACAAGGAAACCATCTCTTGTCCAAAACGAAGTACAGGTGTTGAGTTAAAG GTTTACAGAGACCGTGTGGACAGCGTGATGTCAGAACAATCAAGTGACCTGGGTGATGATGAAGACTATGAAACCAACAACCATGAGAATGACAGCAAGGGTACCCTCCAAAATGGTGTGTCCCCTTACGAAAGAACTTTGGAAAGTGATCGATCGTACATACTTCTGTGTGAACAGGCAGCAAGTGTGTACATTCATCAAGAAAAGCTCCTGGAGACTCAAACTGCTCAGGTTTTGGagggcaacaacaaaaatctcctGGAGACTGAAACTGCTCAGGTTTTGGAGGGCAACAACAAAAAGCTCCTCCaaaaggaggaggagatgacGGGTGATGGAGAACCAAACGCAGCGCGTCTTAAAACCATGGGCTATAAAGATGTCAATAAGGAGCAACAACTTAAAGATAACGATTCAGTCAAAACAATACCATACACAGAAGTGCAGATGGATGGTGATGCTGCCAATATGGCTGACACAGTTGAGCGTAATGCAAATGAAGCCAGAGATGGGGCTCACGTTGCCATCTCTGATGGCAGTGAGTCAAAAGAGGAGATGCACAAAATAGATCACAACGTGAAGGATTCTGTTGAAGCCGCAAAACCAGAAGCGATGCATGCTGGGAAAGATACCACAAACAAGGAAATCACTAAAGCACAAACTGCTGTGCATGTTGGGAAGGATTTAATTGAGAACGATAAGGCACTCAAAGCAGTGCACAGTGAAAATGTTCCCAGAGATTATGAAAACACCAAAGACCAGGTGCAAACTGCAATGCAGGATGGGAATGATACTAGAGATGAGACCCTACCAGCGATGGTTTGTGGAGAAGATTCAGGAGATAAAGCACCACCTGTGGTGTGTGATGGGAATACATCTGTGGCTGAGGTACTACCAGAGATATCACATACTGAAAATGATTCCCAAAACGCAACACAGTCAGTGGTGCATGGTGGAAATGATCCGAGAGGTACGACACTACCTGTGAAATGTAATGGCAAGCTGTACATAGACGTAGAACCCACTGTAGTGCATGATATAAATGGTTCCACGGATGAGGAACTACCAATGGGACAGGGTAGGGATGTTTCTGCTGGGACTAGCAGAGTACTGCCAGAGATGCATGGTGAGATTAAATGTAAAGATGATGTACTGCCCGCGCAAGTATTTCCAGTATGCGATGGGAACATGCCTTTTGTAGGCGAGTTTGACACACTCATTCAGCCCAATAATGTTTTAGGAGTGGCTAGACATGAAATAGATGAGGCTGATGTAGAAACTAAAGAACAGGAAAAAGAATTGATGCAGGGTCAGAGTAAATCTGATGATGTCACAACTCAAAGTTCCACAACATTCCCGCCAGGGTACCAACATTCTCAAGACGAGACATTAGAAATACTGACAGGTCAGGTAGAAATACCACCGATTCCCAGTGAAGACATCGCACACACAGATGTTCTACATTCAATAGGTGAGGCATCAGAGATAGCGCAAAGTCAGGTAGAAATTCCATTTTTTGGAGAAGAAATACCATTCATTGGAGTAGAGAAGGATAGCCAGGATATCAATCACACAGAGGTGCATGATACTCACCCAAGTCAGAAAGAGACACGGATCACAGTCTGTGATAGTGCTAATGTGTTATCAGGTGAAATGCTAGCAAAAATAGTTTCAAAGGGAACAGAATCTGTCAGTCGATGCCCAACTGTGGATGAGGTGCTGTATGGTTACATCCCCATTCCTGACATCTGCAGTGCCTCCTTGGCCATCTGCGATGCCGATGGGGTCAGCAAACCCCTCAGCACTGGGGAAGGTTACAGCAGATGCCCAACTCCGACAGAAGACGAGCCACCTTTCGTTCCAGGATTTTCTTATGACCATCACTCACCAAACACTGTTTTGTTGCCCAATGCGAAAGACACCAACAGTCCCAACCTCGATAGTAGTCTTGCGCTCATTGAAAATGAAAAGGATCATCATGAACCAAGTCTTAGTCTCTATAAAGCTAGGGCTGCTACTGGGTTGCACAAGCTACATAAATCCAGCAACAATAACAAACCAAATAATCTGGAAGCCATTGATAATCAGTTCTCTCAAGTATTGGCTGATCCTCGCAAGAACCCAATCGCCACTAGCACACCTCTCAACACTCCCTCATCTTCTTTAAAGGGAAGAAGCGATTACGATCCATATTCAAATATGCGACTTGCCGCTGTTGAACCAGACCTGCATGCTCATTCAAGTCGCCATTCGCTGCATAGTTTCTCTTACTCGTTTCCCAACACCCACTGTTCCGTAACAGAGAAAGCTGCTTTCTCTGTGCCATCAATCCACCCGGAAGTCCTGTCCAATGAAACAACATTAACTGGGAACTTTAGTGAAATCGCTTTAGAAAGAGAGACTTGCTTGCGTCCTGCCTTAAGTGAGCTCATCCTACAGTCCACCCGTCTGAGTATTCCATCCGGCAGTGGACCTAAAGCAGCTTCTCAGAACTTTTCAGTGCACAGTTTTACTCAGCCCCAGCCAAACAGCCAGCAACCTGCCATGATTGTGAATCTCTCCAAGAGTGAGGACAGCAGAGGACAGTACAACTGGGAAGAAGGACAAACAGATATTGACCCTATGTCTTCAGATGTCCTAAAAAGCAAACAAACCGATACCCCTGTCCGCTCAAACACTAATGCTCAGCCTTATAACACACAGTATGCCACAGAGATGAGACAGATTGCAGTTTTGCAAGATTATGAGGATGTTATGGCTGATGAGGATGTTATGGCTGAAAATGAGGCGCCTTCTGTAGATAAAGACAACATTGAATCCAGTTTAGAGACCAATTGGATATCAAATGACAAACATTTAAGAAGTAAATTCCGGTTGAATAAAACAAGACTTGACTTCATCAACTCTTTACGCCAGTCTCAGGAATGGGAGCAAAGGGAATTTTATGGGGTTTTGGACTTCAGCAAGCAAGGCACTTCCTCGTCGGTCACCTTCCAGTCTGAAGAATCAGACAAAATACTTTCCCATATGGAAGAGAACCAACATGAGTGGTTAAAGTATTGTAGGGCTAAGAGGAGTGGCAGCCAGATGGATATGACCAAGGAAGAAGACTCCTCAGTGGCAAAGCCACGCTTAGTTACTGTTTTTGATCACAAAGGAAACAGAATCACCTATGAAAACTATCCCGTTTTGAAACCTACAGCAAGCATGCACACACGGACAGTTCCTGACTCGAACAGACAGGGCTTGAGCAGTTTTCTGGAGTTCTCCAAGAGGTGGGATGATGCACATAACGCTGATGAATCTGATCTTACTCAGTCATCTATGGATCTGGAGACCCTCATCTTCTCAGAGAGAATGAACCAGATGCTAAAACGcaagagtagtagcagcagcaggtaCAACCGATCGAGACACCGCAGGTCAAACGTAGAAGAAAGAGCTTCCACCAGTAGCCCGGCTGTGACAGTGCACTTTTCCAGTCTACAGGAGGATCAGGACAGCTCAGAGGAGCACTGGGAGGCGATACCGTCACTTGCAGGACAAAAGATCAGAGTGGAGATGCCTGAAAGGATGGCTATGACTGAAGAGACAGATGGAGAACCTCAGCATCTTAAGAAACTTTCCTGTACAAAGGGCAGTGAGATGACGCATGTAAAAGTTTCAGATCTGGTTGTGGATAGTTTCAAGGCATACCATGCTATGATGACTGAGGTCTGCGCAGGCAAAAAATACCCATCCAGAACTGAGAGACTCAAGAGGGaagaagcaaagagaaacagttcACCAAAGTCTCGAGCTCCAAGCAAAGACTTCTGTGGGCAGATGAAGGAGGACATGTATGACAGCCTGCATGATAATCTGAACTCTGTTGTGAGACAGTCATGTAAGAACAAGTTCAGGTTCTACATACTGGTGACATCATCTGACCCATTCTTCAGAGAGACGAAG GAGCTGTTAGAGGCAGAGGGCCACATTGCAGTAGAACAGTCTCAATTCTGCCTTGGAAAGGATAGTCCATCGTGCCCTCTACACATCATCTTAAGGAATGAAGATATTGCTGAACACATTTGTGAG GTCCCTCACTTGCTTGAGTTGAAGAAGGCTCAGAATGTGTTGTTTGCTGGTATTGACCGTCCTGATGACATCGTGAACCTGACCCACCAAGAACTCTTCGGCAAAGGCGGTTTCGTGGTGTTTGAGGGAGCAGCTCTGCACACACTCAGTCTCA gcaACATGAAGAAAATGTCTGGTTTTCTGGAGGGACTGAGTAAAAAAGGGAAGTGGAAATGGCTGTTGCACTACAGAGACAGCCGGAAGCTTAAAGAGAACGCAAG GTCTAGTGCGGAAGCACAAGGCAAAAAAATCTTCATGGATGTCTGTCAGGAGGCTGGAATGGTGGAGGTCTTACCCTACCATGAATGTGATGTCATTTCAAGGGAACGACCCAACTACCTCCACTGTCTAGTTCGCCTGCAGGTCCAGAATGTATCTGCTCGTTTACCTGTATTTATAACTG ACACAACGGCAGACAAAGCGTTTGCAAAACATGGGATCTTCACAATGAATATTAACTCTTTCCTGCTGATTTCTGAGAGTGACACATGCACTATTTCTTAA